From one Thermomicrobiales bacterium genomic stretch:
- a CDS encoding MBL fold metallo-hydrolase: protein MTYEQEAIVSAVDGLQVIQVPAGPIATNAWVVIDKASSTAFIIDAPPDAASPIDTVLSEAGATPVMLVLTHTHWDHIGDAEAIRVRYNIPLVVHPLDRGRLDAPSNTPVPIPPAQVDRELAEGDELALGDYRFVVMHTPGHSPGQISLYLAEANLLFGGDTLFPNGYGRTDIPGASEDDTIATIRRLLELPDAVTVLSGHGEPTTIGRERRWMQHVATTNRLLG from the coding sequence GTGACATACGAGCAGGAGGCAATAGTGTCGGCAGTCGATGGACTTCAGGTCATACAGGTTCCAGCCGGGCCAATCGCGACGAACGCATGGGTCGTGATCGATAAGGCCAGCAGCACCGCGTTCATCATCGACGCGCCGCCAGACGCGGCGTCGCCAATCGACACGGTTCTGTCAGAGGCCGGCGCAACTCCGGTCATGCTCGTCCTGACGCACACCCATTGGGACCACATCGGCGACGCGGAGGCGATCCGTGTTCGTTACAACATCCCGCTCGTCGTTCATCCGCTCGACCGCGGACGCCTCGATGCGCCGAGCAATACGCCGGTGCCAATTCCGCCGGCCCAGGTCGACCGCGAGCTGGCTGAGGGTGATGAGCTGGCACTGGGAGACTACCGATTCGTCGTCATGCACACTCCCGGGCATAGCCCCGGACAGATCTCGCTCTACCTCGCCGAGGCGAACCTGCTCTTCGGTGGCGACACGCTCTTCCCGAATGGCTACGGTCGCACAGATATCCCCGGCGCGAGCGAGGATGACACCATCGCGACGATCCGGCGACTGCTGGAGCTGCCAGACGCGGTGACGGTTCTCTCTGGCCACGGCGAGCCAACGACGATCGGCCGCGAGCGCCGCTGGATGCAGCATGTCGCGACGACCAACCGGCTACTCGGTTAG